A genomic region of Miscanthus floridulus cultivar M001 chromosome 3, ASM1932011v1, whole genome shotgun sequence contains the following coding sequences:
- the LOC136545271 gene encoding pentatricopeptide repeat-containing protein At5g03800-like — translation MRRAFTLPGILYCWLVSEMVSMRTFSTFLQMFRSSGVEFIDEFMLTAVLGVCGSLGFAELGKQLHSFAAKSGLLCARGVGNAFISMYGKCGELKDAANFFERMTCRDLVSWNAMVTAHLLLHQGDEMLKIWSEMERLMIMPDSITFLLVISACSHTSSDSTEKCRELFLSMPSTYGIEPAMEHYAAFVYVLGCWGHFDEAEQLIGGMPLKPDALVWRSLLDSCSKQSNMAVRRRAIKHLLALEPQDPSTYVLTSNLLSESARWHSSENTRLQMREKGMRKIPARSWTFHGNMVHSFFARDRAHPQSRDIYAGLDVLILECIKDGYEPDTTFVLHDVEEYQKRHFLMYHSVKLASMYGLLMAGPGQIVRVVKNIRMCGDCHSFLEHASAATGKVISVRDSSGFHIFRGGKCSCRQ, via the coding sequence ATGAGGAGAGCTTTCACATTGCCTGGAATTCTCTACTGCTGGCTAGTGTCAGAGATGGTGAGTATGAGAACATTTTCGACCTTCCTTCAGATGTTTAGAAGCAGTGGTGTAGAATTCATCGATGAGTTCATGTTGACTGCTGTCCTTGGGGTATGTGGCAGTCTAGGTTTTGCTGAACTTGGAAAGCAATTGCATTCCTTTGCTGCAAAATCTGGGCTTCTGTGCGCTCGTGGAGTTGGTAACGCGTTTATTAGTATGTACGGCAAGTGCGGGGAGTTGAAAGATGCGGCCAATTTCTTTGAGCGGATGACTTGTCGAGATTTGGTGTCATGGAATGCAATGGTCACTgcccatcttcttcttcatcagggGGATGAGATGTTGAAGATATGGTCTGAGATGGAGAGATTAATGATCATGCCTGATTCCATTACCTTTCTTCTGGTCATATCTGCATGCAGTCACACAAGCTCAGACTCCACAGAGAAATGCAGGGAACTCTTTCTTTCTATGCCAAGCACATATGGCATTGAACCAGCCATGGAGCACTATGCAGCCTTTGTTTATGTCCTTGGCTGCTGGGGCCATTTTGACGAGGCAGAGCAGCTTATAGGTGGTATGCCATTGAAGCCTGATGCATTAGTTTGGCGGTCTTTGCTAGACAGCTGCAGCAAGCAGTCCAACATGGCCGTGCGGAGGCGAGCCATAAAGCATCTGCTGGCATTGGAGCCACAAGACCCATCCACATACGTGCTGACTTCAAACCTGCTATCTGAATCAGCAAGGTGGCACTCCTCTGAGAACACAAGGCTACAGATGCGTGAAAAGGGTATGCGCAAGATCCCAGCCAGGAGCTGGACGTTTCACGGCAACATGGTCCATTCATTTTTCGCACGGGATAGAGCACACCCACAGTCCAGGGACATATACGCCGGCCTGGATGTGCTGATCCTTGAGTGCATAAAGGATGGGTACGAGCCGGACACCACCTTCGTCCTGCACGACGTCGAGGAGTACCAGAAGAGGCACTTTCTGATGTACCACAGCGTGAAGCTAGCGTCAATGTATGGCCTTCTGATGGCAGGCCCTGGACAGATCGTCCGTGTGGTGAAGAACATCCGCATGTGCGGGGATTGCCACTCTTTCTTGGAGCACGCCTCTGCTGCCACCGGTAAAGTGATCTCGGTCAGGGACTCGTCTGGGTTCCACATTTTCAGGGGAGGGAAGTGTTCCTGTAGACAATAG